DNA from Pseudomonas putida:
TGACGTGGCTCGGCCGGTGCGGCCGGCGGATTGGCTGCCTTCAGCTCGGCTTCGATAGCTGCGATATCGGTATCGAGCAGATCATCAAGCAGACTGCCTTGGTCGGGGCTCAGTTGCTCGCTGCGCTTGGCGAACTTGTGTCGCTTGAGGATGGCGATTTCATGAGCCAGTTGCTCGTTGACCGTTTCGAGGCGTTGGATTTTCTGGCTCATGGAGTCGACCTGGGACAGCAACTGCATAGCCTGTTCGGCCAAGCCGCGCAGCTGTTCCGGTGTCATCTGGTCGAGATTGGGCGAGGAAGTCATGCCGCTGATTGTGTCAGAGCAGGTCGTCAACAGCGATAAACCGATGGGCTAATGGCAGGGGCTAAAGCACTGTGATCGCGCTGCCTGCGCCGACCCGCTGCCACGGCAAACCCAGTACCAAGGCTTGAAGTTGCTCGTTATCGAGTTCGACTTCCGATCCGTGACGGATGCCGGGCCAATGAAACTTGCCTTGGTTCAATCGTCGCGCTGCCAGCCAAATGCCCACACCGTCATGCACCAAGACTTTCATTCGGTTGGCACGGCGATTAGCGAAGAGGTATGCGCAGTGCGGCTTCGCCACACCGAACACCGCGATCACCCTGGCCAGCGCGGTCTCGGTACCGGCGCGCATGTCCATAGGCTCGGTGGCAAGCCAGATGGCATCGATCCGAATCATTCCAACAGGTCTCGCAGAAAGGTGGCACAGGCGACAGCGCTTTCGGTCGGCCAGTTCACTTTGACGGTGCCACGCGGGTGCTGGATTTCAATGCAGATACTTGATGAAGCTGCCTGCGAATGTCCTCCGGCTAGCGGCAAGGGCACTGGAATGAAAGCAGGTTGCAGCGCCATAGTTTTGTTCGTGAGTACCCTAATCCATTTATGTACGAGGTTCGCGTTAAGGCTGTGCTTCTGCGCGACGCTGGCAATCGATGCGCCGGGCTGGGCGCACTCTTGGACAACTTGGGCCTTGAAGGATTTTGAATAGGAACGGCGTTGTGACTGCATGGAAAGACCCGCTTAAAAGGCTAGAAATGGTGTCCACTTAAATTAGGTGGACACCATCGCCTTTGGCGTCGGGGTCAGGAAGGTGAGTTGGCCGGACGGTTACGCTGAGCTGACGCCATCATGTAGACGGCGTCACTCGAGGATCAGTTGCAGTTCGTCCAGACTGTCTTGGTCTGAAGGAATTTTTCGATGCCTTCAGCGCCATTGTCACGA
Protein-coding regions in this window:
- the tnpB gene encoding IS66 family insertion sequence element accessory protein TnpB (TnpB, as the term is used for proteins encoded by IS66 family insertion elements, is considered an accessory protein, since TnpC, encoded by a neighboring gene, is a DDE family transposase.); translation: MIRIDAIWLATEPMDMRAGTETALARVIAVFGVAKPHCAYLFANRRANRMKVLVHDGVGIWLAARRLNQGKFHWPGIRHGSEVELDNEQLQALVLGLPWQRVGAGSAITVL
- the tnpA gene encoding IS66-like element accessory protein TnpA, coding for MQSQRRSYSKSFKAQVVQECAQPGASIASVAQKHSLNANLVHKWIRVLTNKTMALQPAFIPVPLPLAGGHSQAASSSICIEIQHPRGTVKVNWPTESAVACATFLRDLLE